CTGCACCTCGTCCATACCTCCAGGCCGTTCTGCTGGATGAGATAGCCTCCCTGATCCTTGCATCGCGGGCAATCATACCGGCTTGCGTCTGATTCGGCCGGTTTGTCCGCCAGTAATGGACGTCTCCCTCTTCTCAGCTCGTCTAAAATCTGCTCGATTGTTCGTTTTGTCATGTCTTTCCATCCTCTCATGTTGAATCGCGGTGTTTTTTTTGGCCTGCTGCGCGAAAAATCGGTCTTCAATAAATTTCGAGCAGTAGCGAAAGGCCTTGATTGTTTCTGAAGTGGCGGTCCGCCGGTTTTCAAAGGCTTGAAAGCATTCCTCAAGCCATTTGATTGTTTGCGTTACTGGAACGCCGATGGCGACAATACGGGCGATGGCTTGATAATCTCTGGAGGAAGGATACACGGTGCGTCCTTCTTGAGCCGACCGTAATTGTGTAAAGCGCTTCGCAATGTGATCCACTGCATCAATAGCAGCAGTATTGTTATTTGTTTTATCTTTATTTGAGCGGACGTCTGTGTCCGGTGCCTGCGGCGAAAATGGCCGTTCCGTTATGCTCAGGTGTGCCATTTTGTCCGATCTGAAGCTGTATTTTTTGGAATGCTTTACCGAAATCACCAGTCCATATGGCGCGCGGACAGCCTTTATGTACTCATGGGCTTCAAGGAGCTCCAGCCATCTTCTGACGGTTTTTTCACTGACACCGAATACAGCCGCCATTTCTCTTGCTTTTAACGGCTTATGTCCGAGCACGATTCCCCAGCATACCCCGTCTTTTTCAATTTCTTTTGTTGTTGAGCTAATGAACCAGAGAAACAGCCATAGAGCCGGACCGATTTTGTCATAATGTTCTGAATTCAATAACCCTGAATACGTTGGAAAAGGATAGCTTTTATCGGTTTTCATTGTACGCAGCTTCTCCTTTTAACAGCATATATGTTTGAAACTGTGCTTGCGTTTCAAAGTGGAATACCGGAAGGCCGCATGGCGTAAACGAAATGGTGCCGCCGGATTGTCCGAGATGGCGCTGATCTATGGGATTTTCACTAAAAACAATTTGGATGGGATACATGTGATCACTCTCCTGATCTGTTTTTGATACATTTCGTATCAGCTGTATCCAAGTATAAACGATACATTCTGTATCATCAAGTTATTTTTGATACTTTTTTTATCATCCCTTTATTTTGATACATTTTGTATCTATAATCAATAGTAACTTAGAGAGTTTAAAAAAGAGAGGTCATAGCATGATAGGCGGCAGATTGAAGAGTCTCAGAGGGAAAAGGACGCAGGAAGAAATCGCATCACACATCGGTGTATCACGGGCTCGATATTCCCACTATGAAAACGGGCGGAGCGAGCCTGATTACGATACACTGCAAAAGCTGGCTGATTACTTTCAAGTAACGGCTGATTACTTATTAACAGGGAAAGACAAAAAAGACGACGACGATATGTTTTCAGATCCGGACCTGCAGCTCGCATACCGTGATATGCAGGATTTTTCCCCCGAAAGCAAACAGCAGGCCATCGAGTTTATCAACTATTTAAAAGAAAAAGAGAAAAACCGAAAACCAAAAAATAAATAAATCTTTCTCCGTTCTCTAAAACATATGAAAAATAGACCGATATAAAGAAAAAATTGTTTATTTTTTTTAGAAAAGGGAAAGATTTCTACACACTTTCCAGTCCTATACGGGGCTTTTCTTTCTCGCTAAAAACAGAACAAACGTTCGAAAGGGAGTATTCAATTGGGCGATTACTTATCACATCTGGAGGAATACGTAAAAAATGTATACAGTCGGCTGGGCATCACCTCCCCGCATCACATTGACATGCTGAAAATCGCAAAGGACCTTGATATTTGGGTTCATTTTGAGGATATGGGGAGCATGATGGTCAAGTACGACGGGATGTACAGCATCGTATTGAACCAGAGAAAATCACGTGAAGAGCAATGGGAGGATTTTGGCCATGAGCTGTGCCATGTGTTAAAGCATGCAGGCAATCATTTTCAGATGAACAAGCTCTTCAGGGAATTGCAGGAATTTCAGGCAAATCAATTTATGTACCACTTCTGTGTGCCAACCTTTATGCTGTTGCAGATGGAGCTGCCGCAATGGAGAAGCCAGGCGCTTGCCACAATCGCGTCTGTATTCCGGGTGACAAAAGAATTTGCGATAAAAGGCTTGAAATGTTTGAACGGCGTAAAGCAGGTATTCAATTTCAGAAGCGGCTCGCTTATTTATTATCACACAAGCGGCCAAATGCGTACGAGGAAGGCGATCAGCAGCACTTGCAGGTCGCTGAAGAAAAAGCGTTATATCATATCGGCAAAAACAGGTAACCAAAAATGGGCTGGGAACAGATATCATCTATCCTCAGCCCGGCAGAAAAACTAGCATTTTGACATTGGAGGCATCGTATCATGCACCCACATTGGCGCCGGTTTAAGATGAGGCGCAGGCCCAAATGCAATCGGGGCCGGAATATACCTGAATTCTCCCCGTCCGTCAAAGGCTTCGCCATGAGCCCATCTTCCTTGTGAGCTTTCATCCCCTCTGGAAAAGTTAAACAGGTCATAAGCCACTTCACGCTTTTCGAGTTCACGCGGGAACGTCGTTGGCACCACAATATCCCGTTCTCTTTCTTCCAACTCTCTAATGGCCGCATACCACATATTTTGATGATAAGTATCCCTTGCAATTAAAAACGAGAGCATATCCCTTACACCAGGATCATCAGTCATCGCATACAGCCGGGTCACCTGAAGGCGCCCTTGAGATTCCGCATTTAAGTTTGCGCGAAAATCCGCGAGCAAATTCCCGCTTGCAATAATGTATTTGGCATTCCACGGATAGCCCTCACTATCTGATGGCATTGCACCCAAACCGGACACAATCGCATGCTGAGGATTCATTCCCGACATTACTG
The Bacillus vallismortis genome window above contains:
- the xre gene encoding HTH-type transcriptional regulator Xre; amino-acid sequence: MIGGRLKSLRGKRTQEEIASHIGVSRARYSHYENGRSEPDYDTLQKLADYFQVTADYLLTGKDKKDDDDMFSDPDLQLAYRDMQDFSPESKQQAIEFINYLKEKEKNRKPKNK
- a CDS encoding manganese catalase family protein, whose translation is MFYHIKELQYQAKPAHPDPVYAKKLQEILGGQFGEISVMMQYLFQGFNCRADAKYKDLLCDIGTEEIAHVEMLATMISRLLDHAPADVQEDAYKSNPAIAAVMSGMNPQHAIVSGLGAMPSDSEGYPWNAKYIIASGNLLADFRANLNAESQGRLQVTRLYAMTDDPGVRDMLSFLIARDTYHQNMWYAAIRELEERERDIVVPTTFPRELEKREVAYDLFNFSRGDESSQGRWAHGEAFDGRGEFRYIPAPIAFGPAPHLKPAPMWVHDTMPPMSKC